One genomic segment of Tripterygium wilfordii isolate XIE 37 chromosome 9, ASM1340144v1, whole genome shotgun sequence includes these proteins:
- the LOC120004954 gene encoding protein WHAT'S THIS FACTOR 9, mitochondrial-like: MLLKNRCFRALKAPIFSLLLQTKKPPYAYTQKQGYVDVYMKWKKDPYYDSIEHIYRSIELKPIISLKNCIARDPNGCIPISAVSKRGLEFDVSIKVAKFLRQYPAIFEEFTGPNYNLPWFRLTPEAAGIDREERRVYEDCREDFKDRLKKLISMSKEKVLPLKIIRGMQWYLGLPEDFLHHPEINLDGSFRFVEIGDGLRGLAVESEDRVLSVLQKTAMTKGIYSGQPMEALAFPLFPSKGLRLRCKIENWLDEFQKLPYVSPYEDYSRLDPSSDIAEKRVVGFLHELLSLFVEHSAERKKLLCLKKYFGLPQKVHKAFERHPHMFYISFRNKTCTAILKEAYNGKSATEKHPILWVRKKYITLIKESEGLLKHRRVNNRVVERGKLDLDLDNVDENGGEMAESTL; encoded by the coding sequence ATGCTCTTGAAAAACCGCTGCTTCAGAGCCTTAAAAGCTCCAATCTTTTCCCTTTTACTCCAAACCAAGAAACCTCCATACGCATACACCCAGAAGCAGGGTTATGTGGATGTGTACATGAAGTGGAAGAAAGACCCATACTACGACTCCATTGAGCATATATACAGGTCTATAGAGCTCAAGCCCATCATTTCTTTGAAGAATTGCATTGCTCGAGACCCCAATGGCTGCATCCCAATTTCTGCAGTGTCTAAGAGGGGCTTAGAATTTGATGTATCTATCAAGGTTGCTAAATTTTTGAGGCAATACCCAGCAATCTTTGAGGAATTTACAGGCCCCAATTACAATCTGCCTTGGTTTAGACTTACCCCTGAAGCTGCCGGGATTGATAGAGAAGAGAGAAGGGTGTATGAGGATTGCAGGGAGGATTTCAAGGATAGGTTGAAGAAGTTGATATCGATGAGTAAGGAGAAGGTTTTGCCCTTGAAAATAATTCGGGGTATGCAGTGGTATTTGGGGTTGCCTGAAGATTTTTTGCATCATCCGGAAATAAATCTTGATGGGTCTTTTAGGTTTGTGGAGATAGGAGATGGGTTAAGGGGATTGGCTGTCGAGAGTGAGGATAGGGTTTTGTCTGTGTTGCAAAAAACTGCGATGACGAAAGGGATCTATTCTGGACAGCCAATGGAGGCACTTGCCTTTCCTTTGTTTCCATCAAAAGGTTTGAGGTTGAGGTGCAAAATTGAGAATTGGTTAGATGAGTTCCAAAAGCTTCCCTATGTTTCACCTTATGAGGATTATTCACGGTTGGATCCAAGTAGTGATATAGCTGAGAAGAGGGTTGTGGGATTTCTTCACGAGTTGCTTTCTCTGTTTGTTGAGCATTCAGCTGAGAGAAAGAAGCTTTTGTGCCTTAAGAAATACTTTGGTTTGCCGCAGAAAGTACACAAAGCGTTTGAGAGGCATCCCCATATGTTCTATATATCTTTTAGAAACAAGACTTGTACTGCAATTCTCAAGGAAGCCTATAATGGTAAATCAGCTACAGAGAAGCACCCAATATTATGGGTGAGGAAGAAGTACATTACGTTGATCAAGGAATCGGAGGGTCTATTGAAGCATAGGAGGGTGAATAATCGGGTTGTTGAAAGAGGAAAGTTGGATCTGGATTTGGATAATGTGGATGAAAATGGAGGGGAGATGGCAGAATCCACTTTATAG